A DNA window from Nitrospirota bacterium contains the following coding sequences:
- the rpsR gene encoding 30S ribosomal protein S18: MQPRRYHRRRKFCRFCADKVEFIDYKDVRTLRHYLTDRGKILPRRVTGNCAGHQRELTTAIKRGRNIALLSFLEK; the protein is encoded by the coding sequence GTGCAGCCCAGGAGATATCACAGAAGGCGGAAGTTCTGCCGGTTTTGCGCCGACAAGGTGGAGTTCATAGACTACAAGGACGTCCGCACCCTGAGGCACTACCTCACCGACAGGGGCAAGATACTTCCCCGGAGGGTCACGGGCAACTGCGCCGGCCACCAGAGGGAGCTGACCACGGCCATCAAGCGCGGCAGGAACATCGCCTTGCTGTCCTTCCTGGAGAAGTAG
- the ssb gene encoding single-stranded DNA-binding protein, translated as MYNRVIMVGNLTKDPELRYTPQGTPISTLRLAVNNRYRSGEEMKEDTLFIDVVVWGKQAETTSQYLSKGRSVLVEGRLQERRWESDGQQRSKMEIVAQTVRFLGGGRREEGGGSQRGGGGRAPDETTDIEPF; from the coding sequence GGGCAACCTCACCAAGGACCCGGAGCTGAGGTACACCCCCCAGGGAACGCCCATCTCCACCCTCCGGCTCGCCGTGAACAACCGCTACCGCTCCGGCGAGGAGATGAAGGAGGACACCCTCTTCATCGACGTGGTGGTCTGGGGCAAGCAGGCCGAGACCACCAGCCAGTACCTGAGCAAGGGGCGCTCCGTGCTGGTGGAAGGACGCCTCCAGGAGCGCCGCTGGGAGTCCGACGGGCAGCAGCGGAGCAAGATGGAGATAGTGGCCCAGACCGTGCGGTTCCTGGGCGGGGGACGCAGGGAAGAAGGCGGCGGCAGCCAGAGGGGCGGCGGAGGCCGGGCGCCCGACGAGACGACGGACATCGAACCTTTCTGA